In Haematobia irritans isolate KBUSLIRL chromosome 1, ASM5000362v1, whole genome shotgun sequence, a genomic segment contains:
- the LOC142231190 gene encoding uncharacterized protein LOC142231190, with the protein MPLTRSPSRGLPEKDSPHQEQVSGRPNSPAREHQETNIPLVDLHPPLPSSSPASITSPNIELNQVTAMFQQQFESMRLLFSSQISSIQVMVENNNIQMRESLTSLRAEVRDEISRELNQSVIREPNQNVSTILSLNNHEQNQQPPMAPNRTGQTIQPVLESQPIIHRAKKIYPLPKFSGIPEDWPTFKESFLTTTEEFQYSDLHNIMRLRDCLEGKARETVESLLTSSKNVSDIIKTLEESYGRPEQLIRSQIEKIRSLPNVEDSDLDALIEFTHKVGTMTAFLSSVGGYHHLANPLLLSELVAKLPPNKRLSWAEKSLQLGHMPTVREFAEWLSELRKVINIVKDSLPMNSKEAKKKFACVTINDRKCPICKENCKSLSVCQTFANLPVQVKWRKVKNLKLCFSCLKFGHQTKNCFSKKQCGINGCCSIHNEVLHNSKEQGKTEVVETQARSCLAEVNAKSVLFQIIPVRLYGSNRTVEIYAFIDDGANVSMIDEEVKNLLGLKGRKDVLEIQWINRQVSRESVEIVDITISGRGPDCERYNMKNVYSTDKIDLPLQKFDNKITKVECPFSSYNDVKPKMIISLAHAFLTVPIETPKMRSPSEPIETKTRLGWLVYGPVEENIKKDFVSCHLRPLNTFDEPDKFEKLESLMKEYFGIETFGIRHTEPTISPNDKRALELLRQTVKKEGDRFEAGLLWRNEFERFPNTYAMAFNRLKLVEKKMGKDAQYAEEYRNKIQEYIDKGYARILSEEEASTRNGKCFYLPHFGVKTETKKKLRLVFDAAAEVDKISLNKALLPGPDLNQPLIKVLFQFRQAPIAVCGDLKEMFHQVKIVTPDQDAQRFLWRDGDPSKPPKTYVMQRMIFGATCSPCTAQYVKNTNAAEFSEMFPRASYSVINNHYVDDYVDCFETNEEAIRVVQNIKHIHQAGGFTMHNLVTNSKTVALTLGISNDNTVHIGKDHIERILGMNWDPRLDVFLFKLQFHKVPKEVLEMKVIPTKRQLLSASMSVFDPFGFVADYMISVKILMQQAWQCGVEWDDSLPEEINEKWKKWLQNLDKVAQYAIPRYYFSIDPAVKIELHMFCDASEDAMATVAYWRVLYKEKTDVVFVAGKTSCAPIRYHSIPKLELQSAVMATRLKQTITTCHDRIKVNEVFFWSDSHTVIKWIRSDHRKYKQYVANRVSEILEDSEITDWRWCPTALNPADTATRGFSYNYEPQGRWKTGPDFLKQDEKHWPKDNLMLDIKDRSDEFLKSKFSLIIIQNVEFVNSIINRSSKYTKVIRVMGWILRFASIIRRNSTKGNELDSDEIQHAEFFLVREIQKENFQEEYSKLLEGTTIDKSSSMVSLSPYIDEQRLIRVGGRLGNAEILSDYAKKPIILPKDHRFSFLLVEYYHKKTCHQNTETVIGMVRQKYWIPSLRVLVKRIENQCVLCKIRKANATQPQMGILPADRVTPFIRPFTYAGVDIFGPFNVSFHRRHEKRWVALLTCLTVRAIHLEIVTDLSTDAFLIALRNFINRRGIPTQIRSDNGKNFVGIKKELRNELEFLDFDQIKRSSCFWGIKWLFNTPFDPASGGAWERLIQSVKKALHVLMRDMIPKYEVFYSLLLEAENIVNSRPLTHTPVTPHDPEPLTPNHFLLGTTNSNQVPATYDPKLNSLRKQWRVAQNLKNGFWSRWIREYLPDLTRRVKWCLPTKDMNVGCLVLICDTNAPRSKWGLGRIVHLYKGKDGISRSADVRTSVGILKRPISKLALIDVEST; encoded by the coding sequence ATGCCATTGACACGTTCACCATCCCGAGGGCTTCCGGAAAAGGATTCCCCTCATCAAGAACAAGTAAGTGGAAGACCAAACTCGCCAGCTAGAGAACACCAGGAAACAAATATCCCGTTGGTCGATTTACATCCTCCCTTACCATCGTCGTCACCTGCATCAATAACTTCGCCAAATATTGAATTGAACCAAGTAACTGCAATGTTTCAACAACAATTCGAGTCCATGAGGCTATTATTTTCGAGTCAAATATCATCTATTCAAGTCATGGTTGAAAACAACAATATTCAAATGCGGGAGTCACTAACCTCACTTCGCGCAGAAGTAAGAGATGAAATTTCTCGAGAACTAAATCAATCAGTAATTAGGGAACCAAACCAAAATGTAAGTACAATTTTATCTTTAAATAACCACGAACAAAATCAACAACCGCCAATGGCTCCCAACCGAACTGGACAGACAATTCAACCTGTCCTCGAATCGCAGCCTATTATACATCGAGCTAAGAAAATCTACCCCTTACCAAAGTTTTCCGGAATACCGGAAGACTGGCCTACCTTTAAAGAATCTTTCCTAACCACCACAGAAGAATTTCAATACTCTGACCTACACAATATAATGCGGTTAAGGGACTGCTTAGAAGGAAAAGCAAGAGAGACGGTAGAGTCATTACTAACATCTTCGAAAAATGTGAGCGACATAATAAAAACGCTGGAGGAGTCTTATGGCAGGCCAGAACAGCTAATAAGATCGCAGATAGAAAAAATACGATCTTTACCAAACGTGGAAGATTCGGACCTAGATGCCTTAATTGAATTCACCCACAAGGTGGGAACCATGACTGCATTCCTCAGCTCCGTAGGGGGATACCATCACCTTGCCAACCCATTACTGCTAAGTGAGCTGGTAGCAAAACTTCCGCCAAATAAAAGACTATCGTGGGCAGAAAAATCGCTTCAGCTTGGCCACATGCCTACTGTCAGAGAATTTGCAGAATGGTTATCAGAGCTCCGAAAAGTAATTAACATAGTCAAGGATTCTCTGCCTATGAACTCCAAGGAGGCTAAGAAAAAATTCGCTTGTGTTACAATTAACGACAGAAAATGTccgatttgtaaagaaaattgtaaGTCACTCTCTGTATGCCAAACATTTGCAAACCTTCCAGTTCAGGTTAAATGGAGAAAGGTAAAGAATTTGAAGCTATGCTTCTCGtgcttaaaatttggacatcagacaaaaaactgtttttcaaaaaaacagtGTGGAATCAATGGATGTTGTAGTATTCATAACGAAGTTTTACATAACAGCAAGGAGCAAGGTAAAACCGAAGTAGTTGAAACTCAAGCCCGAAGTTGTCTAGCAGAGGTAAACGCAAAATCAGTATTGTTTCAGATAATTCCGGTGCGTTTATATGGCTCAAACCGGACCGTTGAAATATATGCATTTATAGACGACGGAGCAAATGTTTCGATGATTGACGAGGAAGTAAAAAATCTGTTGGGATTGAAAGGTAGAAAAGACGTCTTAGAAATTCAATGGATTAATCGCCAGGTATCGCGGGAAAGTGTTGAAATCGTGGATATCACAATAAGTGGAAGAGGTCCAGATTGCGAGCGTTATAATATGAAAAATGTCTATTCTACAGATAAAATTGATTTGCCGCtgcaaaaatttgataacaagATAACTAAAGTCGAATGTCCCTTTTCCAGCTATAATGACGTGAAGCCAAAGATGATTATCAGCCTTGCTCATGCCTTCCTAACCGTTCCGATTGAAACACCCAAGATGAGATCACCTTCTGAACCTATTGAAACTAAAACGAGACTTGGTTGGCTAGTATATGGACCAGTGGAAGAAAATATCAAGAAGGACTTTGTTTCTTGTCACTTACGGCCACTAAATACGTTCGACGAGCCtgataaatttgaaaaactagAAAGTCTAATGAaggaatattttggtattgaaactTTCGGTATACGCCATACAGAGCCGACTATATCCCCAAATGATAAAAGGGCTTTAGAGCTTCTTAGACAAACGGTAAAAAAAGAAGGGGATAGATTTGAGGCTGGACTCTTATGGAGAAATGAATTTGAAAGATTCCCAAACACGTATGCCATGGCCTTCAACCGCCTTAAACTCGTAGAAAAGAAAATGGGAAAAGACGCCCAATACGCTGAAGAATATAGGAACAAAATACAAGAATATATTGACAAAGGATACGCAAGAATTCTATCTGAAGAAGAAGCATCCACAAGAAACGGGAAATGTTTTTACTTGCCACATTTTGGCGTAAaaactgaaaccaaaaaaaagctTCGACTTGTATTTGATGCCGCAGCAGAagtagacaaaatttcattgaataaGGCTCTACTTCCAGGCCCTGATTTAAATCAGCCGTTGATTAAAGTATTATTTCAATTTCGACAAGCTCCAATTGCAGTGTGCGgcgatttaaaagaaatgttccaTCAAGTGAAGATAGTAACCCCGGACCAAGATGCTCAGAGATTCCTGTGGAGAGACGGAGATCCTTCCAAGCCGCCAAAGACATACGTGATGCAGAGAATGATTTTTGGAGCTACATGCTCCCCATGTACTGCACAGTATGTTAAGAATACTAACGCGGCCGAGTTTTCTGAAATGTTCCCGCGAGCTTCGTATAGTGTTATAAATAATCACTATGTCGACGATTATGTTGACTGTTTTGAGACAAACGAAGAAGCCATTAGGGTTGttcaaaatataaaacatattcaCCAAGCGGGGGGGTTTACTATGCATAATCTCGTTACAAATTCGAAAACCGTAGCGCTAACCCTAGGTATATCAAACGATAACACTGTACATATTGGTAAAGATCACATTGAACGAATTCTGGGAATGAATTGGGACCCACGCTTGGACGTATTTCTTTTCAAACTTCAATTTCACAAAGTTCCAAAGGAAGTTTTAGAAATGAAAGTAATCCCTACAAAGAGACAACTTCTCAGTGCTTCAATGTCCGTTTTCGATCCCTTCGGATTTGTTGCCGATTATATGATATCGgtgaaaattttgatgcaacagGCATGGCAATGTGGAGTCGAATGGGACGATAGTTTGCCTGAAGAAATAAATGAGAAATGGAAAAAATGGcttcaaaatttggacaaagtcgcTCAATATGCAATACCCAggtattatttttcaattgaccCAGCAGTGAAAATCGAGCTACATATGTTCTGCGACGCAAGCGAAGACGCCATGGCAACTGTGGCCTATTGGAGAGTTCTTTACAAAGAAAAGACAGACGTCGTATTCGTAGCCGGGAAAACGAGTTGCGCTCCTATACGTTATCATTCGATACCGAAATTAGAGTTACAATCCGCTGTAATGGCAACAAGATTGAAGCAAACAATAACAACATGTCACGACCGTATAAAGGttaacgaagttttcttttggagTGATTCACACACAGTAATAAAGTGGATCAGATCAGACCATAGAAAGTATAAGCAGTATGTTGCAAATAGGGTTTCGGAAATCTTAGAGGATTCCGAAATCACAGACTGGCGTTGGTGCCCCACGGCCTTGAACCCAGCCGATACCGCTACAAGAGGATTTTCATACAATTACGAACCACAGGGACGTTGGAAAACTGGTCCAGACTTTCTAAAACAAGATGAAAAGCACTGGCCAAAAGACAATTTGATGTTGGACATAAAAGATAGAAGTGATGAATTCTTAAagtcgaaattttcattaataataatacaaaatgtCGAATTTGTTAATTCCATCATAAATCGGTCATCCAAATACACTAAAGTAATACGCGTCATGGGTTGGATTTTGAGATTCGCTTCTATTATAAGAAGAAATTCAACAAAAGGAAACGAATTGGATTCCGATGAAATACAACATGCAGAATTCTTTTTGGTAAGAGAgattcaaaaagaaaatttccaggAGGAATATTCAAAGCTGCTAGAAGGAACGACAATTGATAAATCCAGTTCCATGGTGTCTCTTAGTCCATACATAGACGAGCAAAGACTAATAAGGGTCGGAGGAAGACTAGGTAATGCCGAAATACTGTCTGACTATGCTAAGAAACCTATTATTCTCCCGAAAGACCATAGATTTTCGTTTTTACTTGTTGAATACTATCACAAGAAAACATGCCATCAAAACACAGAGACTGTTATAGGAATGGTGAGACAAAAGTATTGGATACCTTCCCTTAGGGTATTAGTGAAAAGAATTGAAAATCAGTGCGTGCTTTGCAAAATAAGGAAGGCAAACGCAACTCAACCACAAATGGGGATACTACCAGCAGATAGGGTAACACCATTTATTCGTCCCTTTACATATGCAGGAGTAGATATATTTGGGCCATTTAATGTGTCTTTCCACCGCCGACACGAAAAACGATGGGTAGCATTACTTACGTGTCTCACAGTAAGGGCAATACACTTGGAAATTGTAACCGATTTGTCCACGGATGCCTTTCTAAttgctttaagaaattttataaacagaCGAGGTATTCCCACTCAAATAAGAAGcgataatggaaaaaatttcgttggtaTAAAAAAAGAGCTTCGAAATGAACTTGAATTTTTAGACTTTGACCAAATTAAAAGATCGTCATGTTTTTGgggaataaaatggcttttcaaTACGCCATTCGACCCAGCTTCAGGAGGAGCATGGGAACGACTAAtacagtcagttaaaaaagcacTACATGTATTGATGAGAGATATGATCCCAAAATACGAAGTGTTTTACAGTCTCCTACTAGAAGCTGAAAATATAGTAAATTCAAGACCTCTTACGCATACTCCAGTAACTCCCCACGACCCGGAACCTTTAACACCAAACCACTTCCTGCTAGGAACTACAAACTCAAATCAAGTACCTGCAACTTACGATCCAAAACTCAATAGTTTGAGAAAACAATGGAGAGTggctcaaaacttaaaaaatggaTTTTGGTCAAGATGGATAAGAGAATATCTCCCCGATCTCACTCGTCGCGTGAAATGGTGCCTACCAACTAAAGACATGAATGTGGGATGTTTGGTCCTCATATGTGATACGAACGCTCCTAGATCAAAATGGGGACTTGGTCGAATAGTCCATTTGTACAAAGGAAAAGACGGCATATCAAGATCAGCAGATGTTAGAACAAGTGTCGGCATCCTCAAACGACCTATATCTAAACTGGCCTTAATTGATGTCGAATCCacataa